From the Aptenodytes patagonicus chromosome 25, bAptPat1.pri.cur, whole genome shotgun sequence genome, the window TTGGCTTTGTTCAGCGCTTTGACGAGCTCAAGAGCTCGGAGGGGAGAGCGAGCTGCGCCCGGGGGGGGGGTAACGGCTCCATCCCACCGGCCTCGGTCCCCGATCGCACTCGGGGCAGGAGGGCGCtggggggggcacggggctgctgCCGTCCCGCTCCCGGCTCAGAGCTCCCCGCTCCCGGTCCCATcccagccccgccgctcccgTGGGCAGGCGGCCGGGTGTcccggggccgggcccccgcACCCCCCGAGCATCAGCACCCCGGAGCCGCTCGTCCCGGCTCGGTCCCGGTccggccgggcgcggcgcggcgcgggaaAATGCGGGGGCGCTGCGCTCGGAGGATtacggcggcggcgcggggaaggagcggggccgccgccgccgccgtatAAAAGCGCGTCCGCACCCGCCccgcccgggctgcggcggcggcggcggctccgctccAGGTGCGGCGGCTCCCGGCAACTTCGCGCTCGCGGCGGCGGTCGGTCCGTCCGGGCATCGCGTCGCGTCGCGGCCGGCAGCGGCTCCCCgtgcgccgcggccgccccgtcccgtcccatcccgtcccatcgcTCGGGACCGGCGGCGCCGCCGCGTCCGTGTCCCTCGCGTCCGTGTCCCTCGCGTCCGTGTCCCTCGCGTCCGTGTCCCTCGGCGCGGCCGGTTCTTTCCCGTCCCCCACCCCCGGGCTGGCGGGTCCCCGTGTCCCTCGGCGCGGCCGGTTCCCTCCCATCCTTGTTCCCCGAACCCCCCGGGCTGGTGGGTCCCTGTCTCTCGGTGCTGCCGGTTGCCCCCCGGGCTGACGGCTCCGGTCTGCCCCTGCCGGTGCCTGGCCCCCGGTGACAGCGTTGCCCCTCGGGTCTTTTCCAGCCCTGCACCCGGCGGCAACATGTGGCTCCTGGAGCGGCTACGTGGCGTGGCAGAGAACGGCGGGTCTCGGGGTGCAGGGCCAGAGGAGTCCCCGCGGGGGTCACGCTACAGCAACGTCCTCACCCCCGACAAGATCCCCGACTTCTTCATCCCACCCAAGCTGAGCGTGGCACCTGCTGAGACAGAGGGCCCTGAGCCTCCCACAGTGCCCACCCTGGGCCCCTCGGCctcagagcaggacctggctggGCGCAAGCCCCCACGCAGCCCCCGGCCATCCAGCCGTCCCCGGCCGCGGGCCACCGGCCGGCACATCATCCAGATAGAGAGTGCTGAGGACTGGACGGCCGAGGGGGGCTTCGGCACCAACGCAGACCCGCAGGCGCAGACAGCCATGTCACTGCCCTACGTGCCCAAGGCGCAGACCTCCTACGGCTTCGCCACACTGGTGGAGAGCCCACACACGCGGCGCAAAGAGTCACTCTTCCACAGCGAGCACAGCAGCCTCTGCCCCTCGCCAGCCACCTCGCCTAGCGCCCAGCGCAGAGCCAAGCTCAATGGCGAGAGCAGGCCCCGGGCACCCGCTGACCTGGGCGCAGCCCTCATGCACCCTGGCCGCTACTTCAGCGGTGGTGAGAGTGACACGTGCTCCTCGGCCGAGTCCTCGCCCTTCAGCTCCCCGCTGCTCTCCCGCTCTGTCTCCCTGCTGAAGATCTTCAGCCAGGAGAGCCAGTCCAAGGTCATCAAGCTGAAGCACTCGGTAGCCCGCAACAGCTCACTGTCCACCGACGACAGCTCAGCTGACACCAGCCCCAGCGCCCAGCGCCGTGGCAGGAGCACCCCGGCTGGGGGGCAGCcgcctgctgccctgctgcccctggACCTGCCGCCAGGCCGCGACCGGGAGCACAGTCTGCAGCTCAGCCGGGGTGGGAGCCTGCGCCTGGCCGCTGAGTACGACCCCTCCAATGCCCGGCTGCGTGTGCGGCTCATCTCTGCTGAGGACCTCTACGACGCCCTCGTCGACCTGCGCAGCATCAACTGCTGTGTCTCGCTGTGCCTCAACCCTgggaagctgcagaagcagcGCAGCACCATTGTCAAGAACAGCCGCAACCCCGTCTTCAATGAAGACTTCTTCTTCGATGGGCTGGGCCCTGGCCATGCCAGGAAGATGTCCCTGAAGCTCAAGGTGGTCAACAAGGGCAGCAGCCTTAAGCGGGACACACTGCTGGGGGAGAAGGAGCTGCCGCTCACCACCCTCCTGTCCTGCCTGTAGGCGCTTGCTGCCAGCCCCGGAGGgagcctgcctgcctgtggggctgggatgagggggaggaggccagccctgtcccctggccTCGCTGGAGCAGGGTTTGGAAGGGCCCCTCAGAGGAGGGATGGGGCCATGGCAGAGcgtgggggtccctgggggcagtgctgctgtggggctctgccagcaccagccctcctgcggtggggcaggcagggccggcAGCCGCAgcctctcccctctgctccctccctgctccctcctggggCTGCATCTCCTGGAGCCCAGTGGGAAGTGGGGAGCCACCGGCCCCGTCTCCACCGGGAAGGATGGATGTCACCTGCTGGGCTCTTCCCTTCCTGGTGCCCGTGGTCTTCAGCTGGCCAGCATGAACGTTGGAGGTGGGTAGATCTCTGTAGCATACTTACTGCCACCTCTCTCAAagccccagctcctggagtcaggTGATAGCATCAATCTCAGCtttaatttaaaagacaagtttCTAGTCTTGgaaactgcagagaaaatacTGCAGAGGTGACCCAAGAGTGGGCTAAGGGAGGGTGACCCTGGGGGATGAGTCAGGTTTGTGGTTTTTGAGCCTTTCCTGGACTCTTTGTAGGACTGCACAGATGTGCAAGTCGGCTTGGTCCGACACCCGCAGCCTCCTGGGAcaccctccctgcacacccccagcAGTGTCCCCCACTGCTGACCCGCTGTGGGAAACTGCTCACGGAGCTTCAGGGGCTTTGAGTTTGCCCAAATCCAGGAGGCTGCCTGTGCCCGTCCCCTGCCTGCAGGAGGGAGATGCCGGGGGCTGGCACTGCCGTGGGTGGGCCTGGCATTCCTTGCCCTGGGCACACAGGTGGTCCCGGGCAGTGTCCCAGCAGACGTGCTTGCTGACAAAAGCTGAGGCAACAGGAGTAGCTCTCCCTGAGTGCTGGTGGTCTGGTTGGCACTGGGGACAtccccaggtgttgctgggcagGGGGGCAGGCTGTGGCTGAGGCTTCTGTACCCTCTGCCCTCCCTTGCCTGTGGGAGGCTCGTGGGCTTGTGAGCAGCTGCACCCACTGGGCAGGAGAGACATCTCCTGTGGGGCCACGAAGCCCCCGTGCCCAGCAGGACCCGGCTCCCCGAAGGGACTGGCCTGCCTCTGCAGTTTTCCTTTGGGGTGGAGTGGGGTGCTCCCaccccttcccatccctccctgccgTCCTGGTTGACCGGCTGGAGGCACTGGGAGTGGGGGAAATGCCGGTCAGGGCATTTCTGCAGGTGGATAAAACAGATGCCTTGTTGTTGTTTGGTGTGGTGTTACCCAGTGCATTGGGCTCTGCATGTTTCTGTGGAAGGGAGCTGAATTTGCAGTGCTCCTGTCCCTGCCTGTTGCAGCATGCAtggacacacgcacacacgtgtCCCTCTGTGTTAACCTCTGTCAGTGGCAGTTGATGTTCCTTCCTTGTCCTTTGCAGCAGATGGCAGATTTCAGTGTTGGCTATTTATATCTGAGGCTGATCTTTCCCAGCGTGTTTTACTTCTGTCTGTAAATATGTTTCAGGTACGCGAGGCATGGTTCTGATAGCGTGGTGTTTGCATGTCGGGGGGATTTGGGGTGATCGTGGCTGTTTGTTGAGCTTGTGGCTGAAAACAAACCATGCAGGATGTAAGGAGCAGACACATCCCTCCGCAGAGGATTTCCCACCTGAGGCTTCCTACTGCTCCCCCAGGAGCCAACACGGGGGATGCTCCCGGCCCCTGAGTGCCCAGGCTCGCCCTGGGGGCAGAcgggggctctggggagggtgggatggggagatggGCCATGTCCCTGGGCCGGGAGTGAACATCCTGCCCCTGGGCAGACCCGGGGCAGGAAGGGGACCctgcctggctggctgctgcctgACAGCCCCGTGTACCCTTCCCCAGCGCGCTGTGGTCCCCAGGGTGCTGTGCCTGCAAGGGCCTGGTGGGACCCAGGCgttgctgggggtggggaggaccCAGCAGGCtgtgagaggaggaagaacaggagctGGGCAAAGATTTTTGGTACTCTGTGAGAGGGTTGGGGGTGAAGCATCCCCCATGGCAGAGCTGTGTGCCtttgggtttggggaggggggatgctGAGAGCAGTGCCCTGGGCTGCTCCTTGGGTTGGAGCTGGCCCTGGGGGCAGACTGAAGAGCCTGGGGGCTTGTGCTGTCCCTCCCCCGCCTGTCCCAGGGCTGCCTCGCTGGAGTTGAGTGGTGTGTGGCTGTCCGCCAAGCCCTGGGACGTGCTGCTGTGAGCCCCACGCCTGTGATGGGCAGGACGGCGGTGTGGGAGCTGAGACTGTGGCCTGGCTGGGTCTTTCCTCCCCTATAGCTCTTTTCTACTGTTCCTGCTTTGATATTTCTGTGGCTGGATTTAATGATGCATTTTTGgagtgaaaaaatatattaatacctGAATGGAATGTTTGTTTACAGATGACTTCCCCTTTTTAGTGCAATAAAGTAATTTCTAAAACAGATGTAGGTGGTGCCCCGGCTCCTGGTTTCCCTGGGGTGTTCCCTTTGCTTTTCATTGCTGTGGCTGCGGCATCCCACTGGTCCTGTTATCTTCCCAGCCGGCTCCCTGTGCTGTGGAggggtgggagagcagagctgggaccctGGGACTGCCCAGTCACGGAGCAGTGACTGCTCTTCTGGGTGGTGCTGCCCATTCCCAACAGCCTTGGCAGGGGCTCAGAGCGCCTGAGCAGCTCTTACCCGGTGCTGCCGACCAGCCATGGGGTGAGGCGGGAGCAAATCTCCCAGGGGCAACAGGGGATGTGGGGAAAGGGGCTGTCCCTGCTCGGGGAGGGGGACCCGGGGCTgtcccagctggggcagggatgaGCTTCGCGGGGACGGGGCTGCGGAGAGGCAGAGCCCCTTCCCGTGCTCCCACGGGAGTCCTTCCTCCCCCTcgccagctctcccagcctggcccctgcactccttctcagctgtgctggtgATTAAGGATATGACGATGTTTTTGTGCTCCCCGTCAGCAGCGGGCTGCGTGGGCTGGAGAGCTGCCCTCACAGGGGCCGAGTGCCcagcacctccagccctggggctgccctcATGGGGGGCTCTGAGCTCCAGGAGACCCTCGGGGGGCTCTTTggggcacagctgagctctgACCCCATGGCAGTGCAGGGGTGGAAGCCCTCCCTGCCGCTCTCCAAGCTTCACAGCCCTTTTCCCCTCAAAACCCTGGCACCTCAGGCCAGCTCCTGCACAGCAGTGGTGATCTGCTCCAGCAGCATTTTGGCGTGAAAACAAACCTGATGGTTTCTGCCCAGCCATGCCCCTGCCATGGTGCTGCTGGGATGTGTCTCCCAAGTGCTCTGCAGTGCAAGCAATGTGGGTGTCAGATGAGCTGCTCTCGGGGCATCCCCTGGACtgtttccctcccctgcccctccaggGAGATCCCCTGCCCGGCTCTTGGCATTCAGCAGATtaccctgttttttccccaccttccatTTCCAAATCTGCTTTTAAACAGATGCCgctgaagaaaagagggaggTTTGTCTGTTACCTAAATGCCATTTTTCTAATTTCCACCATTCtaataatttgtcatttttgGTAGAAATAAAGGCTGGGAGCACTAAACAGATCCgccctctctcctcctgcccccacaGGGGCAGAGAAAGCAGCGTGGTGAGAGCTTGGCAGGTGCCAATAATTTAAGTAGTGCTTTTTCTAGAGGTGTAAAGCTACAGCAGTTAGCAATAAAATGAGGCTGATTAAGTTAGTCTGAACTAGAGTGGATGGGGTAAGCCTGAACACACGAAAAATCCCTGGAAAGTGTTCAACATTCAAAGTACTGGAAGCAGTCAGAGGGGTGGAGAGGGGCATCTTGTGGGGGAAGATTTAACTCTGAATTTGTAATTGAGTCATTGTGGGAAGGAAATGTGGCTGCTTCTCTGTACCCTGGGCTGGACCCAGGAGGGCTGGGGTCGAGCTGAGATGAGCCTCTGAATTGGAAGATGCTGGTGGTGCCccgggggggagcagggggataTGTCCCCTCTTCACAATGCAGCCCCTCGGGACGGAGGATGCCCAGATGAAGCACAGCTGTTGGAGGCTGCCAGGTGAGAGCCTGAGACCAAGGGTGGCTCTGCCCGTCACTGGTGATGCCCACACCGAGGGATGCTCGAGCCCCGGGAGCTTTCCCCTACATGGGGGTTTCTCTGGCCGGGGGTTCCCAGGCTGATGCAGCTTGTTTGGGCAGTTTGGGCAGCACAATCTGTGcagaaaactgaggcagagaggggaGATGGCTGGATGTGGAGGAGCCAGTGGCAGCTGCCACCTCCTTTACCCTTATCTCCAGAGCAAGATTCACCTGGGTGAGACGTGCACACAGACGTCGGCTATTTTTAGTCCTGTGTTCCCACAATGCGAGGACTCAACTTCTGAGAGAATTGCCTGGAGCTCATTTAGCTGTGTGCGTGATGGCTGGTGAGGGAGGGAAAGGGCAAATTAAGGGCTCGGTCTCATATGGGGCGTGTGGTGGGGCTGGGACTCCCCAAGGAGGAGGCCAGCAGGGCTGTCCCTGTGGGAGGACACCCTGTTcctgccctgtcccccagctGGACAGGGGGGTCCTAGGGCCGAGCACTGTCCCCAGCTGATGCTTGGGGATCCTCAGCAGGGGCTGGAGCCAGGGCAGCTTTTGGCCGAGTGGGCAGCAATGGC encodes:
- the C2CD4C gene encoding C2 calcium-dependent domain-containing protein 4C — translated: MWLLERLRGVAENGGSRGAGPEESPRGSRYSNVLTPDKIPDFFIPPKLSVAPAETEGPEPPTVPTLGPSASEQDLAGRKPPRSPRPSSRPRPRATGRHIIQIESAEDWTAEGGFGTNADPQAQTAMSLPYVPKAQTSYGFATLVESPHTRRKESLFHSEHSSLCPSPATSPSAQRRAKLNGESRPRAPADLGAALMHPGRYFSGGESDTCSSAESSPFSSPLLSRSVSLLKIFSQESQSKVIKLKHSVARNSSLSTDDSSADTSPSAQRRGRSTPAGGQPPAALLPLDLPPGRDREHSLQLSRGGSLRLAAEYDPSNARLRVRLISAEDLYDALVDLRSINCCVSLCLNPGKLQKQRSTIVKNSRNPVFNEDFFFDGLGPGHARKMSLKLKVVNKGSSLKRDTLLGEKELPLTTLLSCL